A region of the Mus musculus strain C57BL/6J chromosome X, GRCm38.p6 C57BL/6J genome:
ATACTGCCTCAGCCCCTTTCCTTGATTTGTCTCTCTTTGTCCTACACCAATACCCCCATAAGCAGAGAATTGCCACCTACCCAGCTTCCTCCTGGGACTCTCATGATTACAAAGTACAGGGTAGTTGGGCTCACTGCCGTTTGACAAGCCCCCAAGCCTGAGCACCCAGCCTGGCACATATGAACAAACCTTGGCCATTCTTTCCTGTTCTGCTGCCTGCCAAAAAGAAGTGTGGCACAAGAGATGGCCTGTATGCATAAGTCTGTGTGTTTTCAATACCTGCTATGTCACCCTAGGTGTCTATAGGCTCAGAACTCAGTGAGCCAAGGGCTCCCCATGGTATAGGGAACACTGGCTAGACACTGCTGCTGTGCCTCCTCTCAACAGACCTAGAGCTCATCTGCTGGGATTGTTCACGTTGAGCCTCTGAGTCAGTGGCCACCCTTGTGCTGATTCACTCAGTGGGAAGTCACGGGACTGGGGTGCAAGCTGAAGCTGGGGCTCTGTCTGGGCCTTCTAGGACTTCTGGAGTCTGGGCTGGTGTGAGGCCTAGACAGCTTGGCTGATGGGTTTGGGTTAAGTCCCCTCCTGCTGCAGGAGGTGATTTGGAAGCATCCTGAGCCCACTCCACACTTCCTCCTCCAGGTGTGTTCCTTATTCCCTATGTCCTGATTGCCCTGGTTGGAGGAATCCCCATTTTCTTCCTGGAAATCTCATTGGGCCAGTTCATGAAGGCCGGCAGCATCAATGTCTGGAACATCTGTCCCCTATTCAAAGGTGAGCCGCCATGGGCCAACTCTCAATTCTCCATTTTTCAATTATTGGGATGAGGGCCAGGGAACACAGTATGGCTGTGACCCACTTGAAGAAGTCTTTTGATTTCTTCAATGAGCACTAGACTTGGGGGGTAGgtaattacccccccccccatgagctTAGGAGAGAGTCTGCAGGATACTAGATCACACAATTAATTTGAAGAGTCAGGAACTAGGGGACAGGCTTGCTTCGAAGGGAAAGAATGGAACAGAAACAGCGTAGGGACAGGACCTGTTGGACACACTTGACTCACCTCAGAGGTCCTACTACTGTCCTTGAAGAAGCTGGACACAAAGGGGTGAAGCAATTtgccaaggttgtcctctgacggGATGAGTATTTTCCACACTTCCTCGGGTTGCTAGAAAGCTCTCTCAGCTTATGTATAATAGAGGCTACTGGGTAACATGGGGTGGAGACTTGCCTTCTGTGACTGCATCGTGGTACTGGAACCTGGGAAGGAGCAAGCATTTGAAGCTAGACAATCAACAGGATGTAGTAACTATATAGGTAGGAAAGAGCTATCTTTAGCTCTGGGCTTGGTGGAGGAGCTAAAGCACAGAGATAGTGGAAGAACATGGCAAATCTtagccagagacagacagacaggaaaggtAGCCTAGAGTTGGGACACACAATAGGGCTTTAAAAGCTTGGAGAAGCCTCTGGCAGGATGAAAAGagggagaagatggagggagggatggaggcatATAGGGAACTTGCTGTCAGGAACTCATCAGGGATCAATGCCAACTCTGGAAGGGGAGATAATGTGGGTGGTAGGAAAATGGCCACAGAGGAGCCCAGAAGGAGTAAAAGTACTCATTCATCTTCAGGTCTGGGCTATGCCTCCATGGTGATTGTCTTCTACTGCAACACTTACTACATCATGGTGCTGGCCTGGGGCTTCTATTACCTGGTCAAGTCCTTTACTACCACTTTGCCATGGGCTACATGTGGCCACACCTGGAACACTCCTGACTGTGTGGAGATCTTCCGCCATGAAGACTGTGCCAATGCCAGCCTGGCCAACCTCACATGTGACCAGCTTGCTGACCGCCGGTCCCCTGTCATCGAGTTCTGGGAGTGAGTCAGGTGCCTGTGGGCCAAGCCCATCCTCTCTCATCCCTTGGTCTTTCCATATGTGGTCAAGCCCTGGGTGCACATGGCCAAGGATGCAAAACAACCAACCACTCCTGGGTTTTGTCTGTCCCCATCCTCCAGGAGTGCCTAGGCTGGTCTTGGGGCTTGAATAGACATTGCTCCTATAGCAACATGACATTTGctattgtcttctcatgttgacCTCATTACAGAGCTGAAACTGCATATTTGTAGAAGGTTGGGGTAAATATGATGACCCCAGGGTAGTCCTCCAGACACCTGATGGTAGGGCCTGGACCTAGGGCTGTGATAAGGGAGGACCTGCCAACTCCAAAGCAAATCCCAGTCACTGTGCcctttgctgacatgaccctcaggtgccttcctttcttctctaccCTAGGAACAAAGTATTGAGGCTCTCCACGGGGCTGGAGGTTCCAGGAGCCCTCAACTGGGAGGTGACCTTGTGCCTGCTGGCCTGCTGGGTGCTGGTCTACTTCTGTGTGTGGAAGGGGGTCAAGTCAACAGGAAAGGTACAAGTGGGGGCATTGTAGGGTGGGGGCAACATTACCTGGGAGGTGTACTTGTCTGCAAGGGACACAATGACAATAGGAGGTGACTAGACTGAGGCTCAAACCTACAGAGAGGACAGGTTCCTAAACTCACACCTTTTGCTCTCACTTGTTGGTGGGCATCTTCTTCAATCTTCACCTCCAGGAACAATAACCTTCAGCCACTGAGAGTGAAAGGTCCAGACAGTAACTACCCTTCCCTGTGTCTACTGCCCATCCTGGCCCTTTCCATTTCCTCCTCTTCTACTGCCTCGCCTTCTGTTTCTTCCTACTCTTTGCTAGATGCTTAAGTTAATTTTGTCACTCTGGGTGAACGTGACCTGTGGGGACTCTCAACTCTGTGATCCTCAGGCCCCCAAGGAAGACTCCTTCAGAGGTTTCCTCAGGTTATAGAGACAGATGAACCAACACATTAAAATTGCTAAACCAGGTGACACGGTCAGGTCCCTGGAGGATCAAACTCCAGTGCATCAAGGTTCCTTCACAGCAGGGTCCTTAAATGCTGagtgtttccctccctccctccttccctccctccttccttccctccctcccttcctccttccctctttctttagcAATAACACCAAGCTGCAAACCcaactctgtctttctcttgccCAGCTAGAGTCCCTAACTGCTAAGGAGCCCAGCAGCCTACCAAGAATGATCTGGAGTTTGGGACCACAGGGCTCTGAGGGATATGTGCTTATTATAATTCATTGTAACATTGCCATGGGTTTTCTGTGTCCATACTCCCCATATCTTCCAACCCCCATATAGGCATGCCCCATAGGAACAAACTTTCCTTCATTAGATGTTAGATACACCTAGGGACCCTCACCTTGGAATGCTATGGCCctgtttcttccctccttttATAGCTAACTAGAGCCTGCTATGAGGCTGCATGGGGTCCAGCCTGGCTCCTAGCTTCCCTGGGGGTAGTCCCTCACTCAGGAATAGAATCAGTGCTACTGGCTTTCCTAATCAAATTCTGAGCATGACTGCAATTTGGGGATATGACTGTTGCCCACGTTATGAGCTCACAGTAGCGCTGGGAACCAGCCACCAAGCTTAGGCAGGAGGCATCTTAAGGGGGATCAGGGATCCAGAGCCTCTCTGAGCACCCTGGCCCCCCAGATCGTGTACTTCACTGCTACATTCCCCTACGTGGTCCTCGTTGTGCTGCTGGTGCGAGGGGTGCTGCTGCCTGGAGCCCTGGATGGTATCATCTACTATCTCAAGCCTGACTGGTCAAAGCTAGGGTCCCCTCAGGTGAGGAAAGGTAGTTTGTGGCAACAGGGTTGGGAGATGCTGCCTGTTGTTGAACAGGGTCCCTTGTGACTCTTCTCTTGACCCATCCCTTCCAGGTATGGATAGATGCTGGGACCCAGATTTTCTTCTCTTATGCCATAGGCCTGGGGGCCCTCACAGCCCTAGGCAGCTACAATCGCTTCAACAACAACTGCTACAAGTAGGAACCCGCCCCTGCTCTGCTTGCCCTGTCTTGCCCTGCCCTGGAGCAGTGGAACTGCTTAAACCAGAATATTCTGTCCCTCCACCCTCAGGGATGCCATCATCCTGGCACTCATCAACAGCGGGACCAGCTTCTTTGCTGGCTTTGTGGTCTTCTCCATCCTGGGCTTCATGGCCACAGAGCAGGGTGTGCATATCTCCAAGGTGGCAGAATCAGGTGAGCTGCTTGACCTTGGCCAACCTCCAGAGCAGAACTACTCtgttgtagggtgtgtgtgtgtgtgacacatgagTTTAGCTAGCTCTCTGCAGCTGAGACAAACAATTCTCTGGAGCTGGGGACCCCCTGTCATCCACTCCCAGAACTGCAGCGTGTATCCTGTTTGTTGGGTGCTACAGATAGGAATAAAGGAGATGCTCCTTCAGCTCTGTTGTGTCACCCCAGGACAACCAGCAACTGTCATGGCTGCTGGAGCCCAGGGAGGGTAGTGAGTCAGGAATCCTGCTAATGCAGGGTGGGGCTGCCAAGGACCACAGCCTTTCAGAACTCTGATGTGAGATGCCTATAGGACCTCAGTGGGTTTAGCCATGCTAAGGCACAAACAGTCctcagatttttattattttattatctggGGGACAGGGAGGACTTGAGCATTAGGATATTCAGGATGGTGCTGAGGGCCAGTCTCACCCTGCATCTTTCCACTCAGGGCCTGGTCTAGCCTTCATTGCCTACCCACGGGCTGTCACACTGATGCCTGTGGCCCCACTCTGGGCTGCCTTGTTCTTCTTCATGCTGCTGCTGCTCGGTCTGGACAGCCAGGTTTGCAGGAGCTCTAGGGCAGGAATGGGGTAGGGGATGGTGGTGGTCAGGGGACTTGGCACATTGGGCAAGAGGTGCATGGGGACATGGGGGACCTGGGCCTGAGGTACCCTGGCCACAGTTTGTAGGTGTGGAGGGCTTCATTACCGGGCTCCTGGATCTCCTCCCGGCCTCCTACTACTTCCGTTTCCAAAGGGAGATCTCCGTTGCTCTCTGCTGCGCCCTCTGCTTTGTCATCGATCTCTCCATGGTGACTGATGTGAGTGGGGGTAAGGTGGGTTACTGTCAGTTTCCAACCATGGGCCATCTTCTCTGACCTGACTCTGTTCCTCAGGGTGGAATGTACGTCTTCCAGCTATTtgactactactcagctagtgGCACTACCCTGCTTTGGCAAGCCTTTTGGGAGTGTGTAGTTGTGGCTTGGGTTTATGGTAAGTCAAAATGAAGGGCTGGGTTAGAAATTGTGGAGTGGAATGGGGATAAATGGTCTCCAATTCTAGCCTTCCTGTCCACCTCATCCTGTTCCAGGAGCTGACCGCTTCATGGATGACATTGCCTGTATGATTGGGTACCGACCTTGCCCCTGGATGAAATGGTGCTGGTCCTTCTTCACCCCATTGGTCTGCATGGTAAGGCTGGGGAAGTAAGCAAGTGGTGTGGTGTAGTGAGGCACCAGTGACCGCAGGCATCTGTGTCCACAGGGCATCTTCATCTTCAACATTGTGTACTACGAGCCACTGGTCTACAACAACACCTACGTGTACCCATGGTGGGGTGAAGCTATGGGCTGGGCCTTTGCACTCTCTTCTATGCTATGTGTACCCCTCCACCTCCTGGGCTGTCTCCTCAGGGCAAAAGGAACCATGGCAGAGGTAAGGTCCCTACCTACCTTGTTCCTCAAAGGAACAGACTATTGCTCACAAGCATGGCCAGCTCAGACTGGAGGGGGCAATAGATGGAAGGAAAGCTAACCCATTATGACCTCATGTAGCAGCAAGGAGGCAAGACCCACCTCTCACTTCCCTGGCTCCACACAAAGACAACTTAACCCACTACAGGGAGGCACACCTGCCTTGGTGGCAGATAGTAGGAGCTAGAGAGTGGAAGCAGTTGCATGTGACCCATGGGAAGTTCAACATGCCCTCCTCTCCCACAGCGATGGCAGCACCTGACCCAGCCTATCTGGGGCCTCCATCACTTGGAATACAGAGCTCAGGA
Encoded here:
- the Slc6a8 gene encoding sodium- and chloride-dependent creatine transporter 1 isoform 2 (isoform 2 is encoded by transcript variant 2), whose product is MAKKSAENGIYSVSGDEKKGPLIVSGPDGAPAKGDGPAGLGAPGGRLAVPPRETWTRQMDFIMSCVGFAVGLGNVWRFPYLCYKNGGGVFLIPYVLIALVGGIPIFFLEISLGQFMKAGSINVWNICPLFKGLGYASMVIVFYCNTYYIMVLAWGFYYLVKSFTTTLPWATCGHTWNTPDCVEIFRHEDCANASLANLTCDQLADRRSPVIEFWENKVLRLSTGLEVPGALNWEVTLCLLACWVLVYFCVWKGVKSTGKIVYFTATFPYVVLVVLLVRGVLLPGALDGIIYYLKPDWSKLGSPQVWIDAGTQIFFSYAIGLGALTALGSYNRFNNNCYKDAIILALINSGTSFFAGFVVFSILGFMATEQGVHISKVAESGPGLAFIAYPRAVTLMPVAPLWAALFFFMLLLLGLDSQFVGVEGFITGLLDLLPASYYFRFQREISVALCCALCFVIDLSMVTDGGMYVFQLFDYYSASGTTLLWQAFWECVVVAWVYGADRFMDDIACMIGYRPCPWMKWCWSFFTPLVCMGIFIFNIVYYEPLVYNNTYVYPWWGEAMGWAFALSSMLCVPLHLLGCLLRAKGTMAERWQHLTQPIWGLHHLEYRAQDADVRGLTTLTPVSESSKVVVVESVM
- the Slc6a8 gene encoding sodium- and chloride-dependent creatine transporter 1 isoform 3 (isoform 3 is encoded by transcript variant 3) — translated: MAKKSAENGIYSVSGDEKKGPLIVSGPDGAPAKGDGPAGLGAPGGRLAVPPRETWTRQMDFIMSCVGFAVGLGNVWRFPYLCYKNGGGVFLIPYVLIALVGGIPIFFLEISLGQFMKAGSINVWNICPLFKGLGYASMVIVFYCNTYYIMVLAWGFYYLVKSFTTTLPWATCGHTWNTPDCVEIFRHEDCANASLANLTCDQLADRRSPVIEFWENKVLRLSTGLEVPGALNWEVTLCLLACWVLVYFCVWKGVKSTGKIVYFTATFPYVVLVVLLVRGVLLPGALDGIIYYLKPDWSKLGSPQVWIDAGTQIFFSYAIGLGALTALGSYNRFNNNCYKDAIILALINSGTSFFAGFVVFSILGFMATEQGVHISKVAESGPGLAFIAYPRAVTLMPVAPLWAALFFFMLLLLGLDSQFVGVEGFITGLLDLLPASYYFRFQREISVALCCALCFVIDLSMGGMYVFQLFDYYSASGTTLLWQAFWECVVVAWVYGADRFMDDIACMIGYRPCPWMKWCWSFFTPLVCMGIFIFNIVYYEPLVYNNTYVYPWWGEAMGWAFALSSMLCVPLHLLGCLLRAKGTMAERWQHLTQPIWGLHHLEYRAQDADVRGLTTLTPVSESSKVVVVESVM
- the Slc6a8 gene encoding sodium- and chloride-dependent creatine transporter 1 isoform 1 (isoform 1 is encoded by transcript variant 1), translating into MAKKSAENGIYSVSGDEKKGPLIVSGPDGAPAKGDGPAGLGAPGGRLAVPPRETWTRQMDFIMSCVGFAVGLGNVWRFPYLCYKNGGGVFLIPYVLIALVGGIPIFFLEISLGQFMKAGSINVWNICPLFKGLGYASMVIVFYCNTYYIMVLAWGFYYLVKSFTTTLPWATCGHTWNTPDCVEIFRHEDCANASLANLTCDQLADRRSPVIEFWENKVLRLSTGLEVPGALNWEVTLCLLACWVLVYFCVWKGVKSTGKIVYFTATFPYVVLVVLLVRGVLLPGALDGIIYYLKPDWSKLGSPQVWIDAGTQIFFSYAIGLGALTALGSYNRFNNNCYKDAIILALINSGTSFFAGFVVFSILGFMATEQGVHISKVAESGPGLAFIAYPRAVTLMPVAPLWAALFFFMLLLLGLDSQFVGVEGFITGLLDLLPASYYFRFQREISVALCCALCFVIDLSMVTDVSGGKGGMYVFQLFDYYSASGTTLLWQAFWECVVVAWVYGADRFMDDIACMIGYRPCPWMKWCWSFFTPLVCMGIFIFNIVYYEPLVYNNTYVYPWWGEAMGWAFALSSMLCVPLHLLGCLLRAKGTMAERWQHLTQPIWGLHHLEYRAQDADVRGLTTLTPVSESSKVVVVESVM